The following DNA comes from Deltaproteobacteria bacterium.
TTTTTGATGACGCCTTTCACGACGCGCTTGCCGATCGTCATGGTCATGTCGTCCACCGCGGCCTCGTGGGGCAGCGGGAAGACATACACGGCCTCGATCGGATCCTTGGACTTGTTCACGAATGTCTGCGTGACGTTCACACGCGCGACGAAGCCGCCGACGAAGGCTTCGACGCTCGTGTGCGCGAGCGGGATTTCGACCTTCTTCTGATCCTTGGTGAGGACCAGCAACTGACCCGTGCCGATCTCGTCGTCCTCCTCGGCTTCCGCGATCTGCGGCATGGCCATGGCCAGCATCCCGAGGATCAATCCCGTTCCCCAACCGATTCGACTCATCCTTCATCCTCCGAAATCCGGCGGGCGCAAGTCGGCGCTCGCGACGATGAGATATCGTCGGACACACCGCATGTCCGTGCCGCTGTGATGATGCGTCAGACAACGGGCCGTGGCGAGGGGTTCCAGGGGGACCCTCACCCCGCCTCGCGATGCTCAGCACCCCTCTCCCGCCCGGCGGGAGAGGGGACGGGGGTGAGAGCCTTGCCCGCGCCTCACGGCCCCTTTTCCGCTATAATTCGTCGCGCAACGCGCACCCCGGATGTCCGATTTGACCGCGCCCCTTTCGCCCTCCCGACGCACCGTCCGCATCGCGTGCGCCGCCGCGTTTGCACTGTCGGTGTTTTACGCGCTGTCGATCTCCGGCGCGGCGGGCGAGGCGTTCTCGCTGCGTTACCTCGCGCAAAGCCTGTGGGACGATCACCGGCTTTCGGTCAACGAATTCGCCGCGAAGGGCTGGCTCGACGATCATTCCCGCAACCGCGACGACGTCTTCGTCCACTGGCCGCCGGGACCGGCGATTGTCGGTCTGCCGTTTTACGTTGTCGGCCGCTATGCCGACGGCGCGCCCGCGTCGGATCTGCCCACGTTGATCGGCGGCGAGGCGTCGCGAACGATGGCGCTGTTTTTCAGCGTGTGCGCGGGCGGGTGCGTGGTGCTGCTGTTCTTCGTGATGGGCCGGTTTTGCGCGAGCCCGTGGATTCGCCTTGTCCTGTGCGCGAACTTCGCCCTCGCGTTTTCTACGTGGCCGCTCGCGTCGATCTACAGCCGCCACGTGCCCACGGCCCTTCTGGTCCTGATCGGTTGTTGGGGCGCGTTGCGCGTGCGCGAAAACGCTCGTGACGGATCGGCTCTCGCGCTGTGCGCGCTCGCATCGGGTCTATTGCCGCTCTTCGATTACTCCGCCGCGATCATCGCGCCGTTTCCGTTGGTGCTCGCGTGGCCGGGATGGCGCGCCGCGCGGGCGAATCGCGCGCTCGCGTGGCCGCTGGCGCTGCTCGTCGTCGGTCCCATGCTGCTCGGCGCCTACAACACCGCGTGTTTCGGCGCGCCGTGGGTGACGAGCTACGCGCGCTCCGTGCAGCACGAATGGGCGCGCACTTTTGCCGGGACGTTTTCGGGCTCGGTCGTCGAGGGGCTGCGCTTCCTGCTCTTCAACCACGGGCCGATTCCCGACGGCATCGCGGCGCGCACCGGCTTCCCGCCCGCGTTCCTCGCGCACTACCGCGCGGCGGAGTTCACCGGGTTGCTCTTCGTCGCGCCGATTCTTCTCCTTTCGATTCCCGGCCTCGCCTTTGGCGTGAAGGAGCGCAGAACACGCGCGGTCTTCGCCACGCTGACCGCCGTCGTCGTGCCGACCCTGCTCCTCATGAGCACGCACCGCACGCTCTTCGGCGGCGAGAGTTTCACGCCGCGATACATCTATCACGTGACGCCCATCCTTTTCGCCGCGTCGGCGTACGCGCTCGGGCGCATCGAGGCGTCGCCGCGCGTCCGCCCTATTGTCTTTCGGTTCGCTCTGGTCGCCGTGGTGGGGATCGGCGGCATCGACGACATTCGCCTGGGCGCGACCGCCATCGCCAAGACCGCCGCGCGGACGGCGCGCATCGCGGGCGGGGACGCGACGAGCCCCGCGTCGCTCGTCGCGGCCAACGCGGGGCACATGGCGATCGCGCTCGTCCTGCTCGCCGTGACGTGGGCGTGCGTGTACGCCGTGGCGATTCGGATGTTCGGTCCCGCGAATCCGGCGAGCGATTCGAACGCGACAAGGGCTTGATTTGACGGGGGCTTCGACTATGATCCGCCGTCTTTCGGGGGCGAAACTCCGCGACTCGCGCGGATGACAGGAGCGACGCGATGCCGGCGATTTCGGCCATTCAGGTCCGCAAGGGAAATATTCTCGTCTACAACAAGGAGCTCTACCGCGTGATGGTCATGCACCATCACACGCCGGGCAACCTGCGCGCCATCGTGCGAATCACGATGAAGGGCCTGAACTCGGGCACGAAGATCGAGGAGCGGTTCCGCCCGAGCGACATGCTCGAAAAGGCGACGCTCGACGTCGCGAATCTCCAGTACCTCTACCACCAGGGCGACCACTACGTCTTCATGAACACCGAGACGTACGAGCAGCTCGAGCTCGACGAGGAAACCGTGGGCGAGGCCATGCTGTACATCGTCGAAAATGCGACGGTGAACGCGCTCATGCACGGCATGAACGTGGTGGGTATCGATCTGCCGCCCAAGGTCGACCTGCGCGTCGTCGAAACCACGCCGTATATGAAGGGCGCGACGGTTTCGAACGCGCCCAAGCCGGCCAAGCTCGAAACCGGCCTGGCGATCCAGATCCCCAGCTTCATCGAACAGGGTGAACTGGTTCGCATCGACACCGAGACCGGCAACTACATCGAGCGCGCGAAGTAAACGCGACAAACACCGTTCACGCCACCAGACGCAGGCTCCACAAGAACGCCGGCGCGCTGCGCAGCCGGAAGTGCGTGATCGACTTCGAGACGAGCTTGCCGGTCGCGACCTCGGTCAGGCGCCCGTAGCAGGTCGTGTGCGTGACGTGCAGATTCCAGGGGCGAAGGTTGATCTTCTCCCCGACGAAATGGTAGCGCGCGCCCGCCGCGTCGAACTCGAACTCGTAGCGGATCTTCTGCTCCGAGAAGTACATCAGCGTCAGAGTGCCCTGAACGCCGACGTTCTCGCACAATCCATTGATCGTGACGGTGCCCTTGAGTGGTGAACGCATGAAGTCCGCGGCCTTGGGATTCGCCCAGCGCGACACGTCGTCCGTTCCCCACGTGACGCGAAACTCCATGAAGCGCCGTCCCGCCGGGCCGAAGCCCGGCTCGAACTCGTGTTCGCCGGTCATGACCTCGTCGATCTCGAAGCCGACGCGTTTTTCCTTCCACGCGCTCTTCACGCGTCCCATCAGATCCGACATGGCGATCCCTCCCCGGTCGGGTTTGTCCTTACGCGGCCGCGCCGGCTTTCGCACTCTTGTCCGCGCTCTTGTCCGCGCTCTTGTCCGCGCTTTTGGCCAGCAGCCACGTGGCGATGCGCGTGATCGCGCCCGGCGCGAGCGGCAGCGCGCGCACGTGCAGCATCACGCGATTGAGCACGCTGACCATCTCCACGCGCTTGCCGCGCGTCACGGCCTTGAAGATCATGCGCGCCACGGTCTCGGGCTTGTGCGAGTACCAGGGCACGAGCTTCATCGACAGGCGCTGCATCATCGTCTCGGTCTTCACGTCGCTGTAAAAGCCCGTGTTGACCATGAAGGGATACACGGTGGTGACGCCCACGCCGTACTTGGCGACCTCGTACGAAAGCAGTTCCGAAACCGCGCCGAGCGCAAGCTTGATCGCCGCGTACGCGCCCCAGGTCGGCAGCCGGAAGAACGCCTGACCGCTCGACACGTTGACGATGCGGCCCGCGCCGCGTTCGCGCATGTGCGGCAGGAACGCCTCGATGTGGTGGATCGGCCCCCAGAAGTTGATGGCGAGCAGCCGCTCCCACTGCGCGTGATCGGTCTCGGCGATCTCGCCCGAATAGCCGACCCCCGCGTTGTTGATGAGCACGTCGAGCCCGCCGAGATCGGCGATCACCCACGTCGCGAGATCCTGAACCGCCGCGCGATCGGAGACGTCCATCGCGCGGATCTCGACGCGCGCGCCCGTGCCCCGCAGTTCCCGTGCCGCCGCCTCGAGCGCCGCGGAGTTGATGTCGGTGAGGACGAGATCGTACCCGGCCCGCGCGAATTCGCGCGCAGTGCACAGGCCGATTCCGGCAGCGCCGCCGGTGATGAGAACGCGGCCCTTCGATGTCTTGTCCGTCATGTTCGCCGTCCTTTTCCGCTCGGGGGTTTGCCCACCAGGCCGTAAAACGCGAAGTCGACCATCTCGCGGATCATGTCCGCGAGCGGAATGTCGCCCGGCGTTCGCGATCCCCACAGTTCGATGGTGCGCAGTCCCATGCCGACGATCGCCTGCGCCACCACGGCGCTGTCGCAGGGCCGCGCGAAGCCGCTCGCGATGGCGTGGTCGAGATAGTGCCGCGCGAGCGACGCGAACTGCGCGAGCCCGGCGTCGATCACCATCGCCATGTCGGCGTCAATCGTCGGTCCCTCGCGTAAAAAGACGAGAATCAGCTCGCGGTGCGCCTCGGCCATGGCGGCGATGCGCTGGATCGCCGAGAGCGACGCGTCGCGGTACTCGCGGGCATTCGCCGGCAGGCGGGCGCTCATGTCGGCGAACTGCGCCGCGCTGGCCTCGAAAACGTCCGTCATGATCGTCTCGAAGATCTCGCGCTTGCTGTCGAAGAAACGGTAGAAGGTGCCTTGGCCGACGCCCGCCTCGGCGACGATGTCGGAGATGAGCGCGCGGTGATAGCCCTTGGCCACGAAGACGCGCCCCGCCGCCTCGAGCAGCGTCTGGCGCGTGCGGTCCTTGCGCTCCTGGTCGCTGAGGATTCGTTTCGAAGTGGGCATTGGTAACCCCGGTGACATTCCAGACGGACTCGTCCGTCCGTTTCGATTCGACCCTATCCGCTGCGGAAGGTCGTGTCAACATCGAAACGCGCGGTTTGGCCGATGCGCGCCGCGCCCCTCGTGATCCGGTCCGCCGGGCGCTATCATGCCCGCGCATGAAAACATCGCCTGCGCGTACTTGCCGAACGATCCTCGCGTCGGTCCTTCTGGCGCTCTTGCCGGTCGTGTCCGCGCCCGCCGATCCGCCCGCCGCGTGCTGGTCGGCCGAGGCGCTGTCGGCGAAACCCGGCGAGGAACGGGCACGCCGGGTGACCGAATGGATCGAGCCGGAGATCGTCGCCTTCGCACCCGCGACGCCGCCCGCGCCGCTCGGCCCGGCACCGAGCGCGACGCGCGGCGTGGTGCGTCGGGTGTGTTTGCCGGACGGCGATCGGCGGATCGCGCTCACGTTCGACCTGTGCGAGACGTCGCGCGAAATCGCGGGGTACGACGGACGCATCGTCGATCTTCTGCGCGCCGAGGACGTGCGGGCGACGTTTTTCGCCGGCGGCCATTGGATGCGCACGCACCCCGAGCGCGCCGCGCAACTGCTCGCCGATCCGCTCTTCGAACTCGGCCAACACGGCTGGAGCCACCGCAATCTCGCCGTGCTCACGGGCGACGACCTGCGTCGCGAGATCGACGCCGCCACGGTCGAGGCCGCGCGCGTGCGATCGGATCTGCTCGCGCGGCCCTGCATGGCGGGCGTGGCCGTTCCCGCGCTGAGATATTTCCGCTACCCCTTTGGCGAGTGCGACGACGACGCGCAGGCGGCGTTGAGCGACGCGGGGCTCACGGCGATCCAGTGGGATGTCGCCCCGGGCGACCCCGCGCCGGGCATCGGAGCGAAGTCGATCGCCCGCGCGATGACCGACGGCGTGCGCCCCGGCTCGATCGTCGTGCTGCACGCCAACGGACGCGGCCGACGCACCGCCGACGCGCTCGCCATTGCCATCCCGGAACTTCGCGCGCGCGGGTATGCGTTCGCGACAATTAGTGAGCTGCTCGCGGCGGGAGAGCCCGAAATCGAGACGCGTTGCTTCGTGAGCCGCCCCGGCGATACCCTGCGTTATCGGCGCGCGAGATGAGGGGCAAGCGAGATCACGGCATGACGAAACCGGTGCGCGACATGCGAAAGAACCTTCGCCTGCTGGCGCGGGAGGCGGACGACGGCGGCGTGCCGTTTCGCATCGCGCGTTTCGCGCCGCTGCGTCACGCGGATGCCATCGCCGCGATCGAGCCGATCGAGCCGTGGGCGAGCCTCGGGTATCCGGCCGGTTGGCTCGAAACCTATCTGACCCGGCGCGACACCGCGCTCTATCGATTCACGTTGTTGCGCGAAAACGAATCGGGCGACGTCGCGCCCGCGGGGTATATGGCGGTGCGTTTCCCGTGGCTCGTGGGACCATTTCTGGAGCTGCTCGCGATCGCGCCCGAGCATCAGGGTTCGGGGCTCGGTGCGTTCGCCGTCGCGCGATTGCAGCAGGCCGCGCACCGCGCCGAGCGCCAGCTCTGGACCTCGGTGGCGTTGCACAATCCCCGCGCGGCCCGGTTTTACGAAAGACTGGGATTTGTGCCCACCGCCGACGTGCCCGATCTGCTCCGGCCCGGTTTTACCGAACGGCTGCTGCGTTACGATGCGCGCCCGTAGATCCATCGCGACGCTCGCAATCGCCGCGCTGCTGGCGCTCGCCGCGCTTTCGGCTCGGGCGGACGACGCATATCCCTTCGCCATCGCGGCGGGCGCGGGACCCGTGTGGGACGACGCGAACGACTGGGGCTGGAGCCTGCGGCTCGCGGGGTTCGGGCACCCGGGCGGCCTGACGTGGCTTCAGGTCGGGATGGCGGTGGAAATGTTCGGTCGTCCCGAAGCGATCTTGCGCGACGAAACCGAAGCGACGACGCTCGGCGACACGCGTGTGCGCGAGTGGCGCACGGACGCGGGTTCGCTGATCGGCGCACAGGTGCATTTCCCGTTCGGGTTCGGATCGCTCGAAAGCAAACCGATGTCCCGCGACGATCTGGTACGCGGCGGTCGTCGCGAATGGGAGTTCGCACCCACGCTCGCCGGCGGGATGTATCTCGACTCGTCCACCACGTCGAGCCGCCGCGACACCGACGGCACGCGCGTGAAATCGGTGCGCGAGGGAGACGAGGGAACGACGCACAGCGCGGGCGCTTATGGCGAGATCGGCGCGCGGGGACGCTGGCGCGTGCTGGAACTCGCGCTCGCGGCGCAAACGATCACGGACCGGCCGGTGCAAGCCGCGGCGTGGCTCGGCTTCAACGTGCCGTGGTGAACGACCGCATCGCGCGGCGGCGGCTTACTGGATGTACCCCAGCGACTTGAGGCGTTCGAGCAACGCGGCCTGATCGAAGAGTTGCTGCGGAACCGCCGCGTCCCAGATCGCGGCCGTCACGACCAGCTCCATCGAGGCGACGGTTTCAGGCGGTACCGCCACCGACAATCGCTGCCCGGCCTCGCGGTTGGTGAGATCGGCCAGCGCCCGCGAGGGCTCCATGCTGCCGGACCCGGCCACGACGATTTCGCGATCGTTCACTTTGCGTCCATCCACCTCGAGCGCGATGGACATCGCCTTGTTAGCGTCCGAGATCGGCAGCCGGATCTCCATCGGCTTGTCCGGCGTGGTGGAAAACTCGACGGTGCCCGACTGGTGGACTTCGTCTTCCTTCCACACGAGTTCCGTCGCGTGCGCCGAGATGAAGACCGGTTCGCATCGCCGGTCGGCGCGGTAGATCATCTTCCACTTGTGCGGCGCGCGACCCATGAAACGCAGCCGCGCGACGCGCTCGCGTGCGTCGCCCTTGAGCCCGCCGTAAAACGTCGCGTGCATCTGCCGCGCTTTCGCGAGCGAACCGTTGTCGGCGGCGAGATTTTGCTTTTCCGCGGGATCGGACCG
Coding sequences within:
- a CDS encoding GNAT family N-acetyltransferase encodes the protein MTKPVRDMRKNLRLLAREADDGGVPFRIARFAPLRHADAIAAIEPIEPWASLGYPAGWLETYLTRRDTALYRFTLLRENESGDVAPAGYMAVRFPWLVGPFLELLAIAPEHQGSGLGAFAVARLQQAAHRAERQLWTSVALHNPRAARFYERLGFVPTADVPDLLRPGFTERLLRYDARP
- a CDS encoding TetR/AcrR family transcriptional regulator, which gives rise to MPTSKRILSDQERKDRTRQTLLEAAGRVFVAKGYHRALISDIVAEAGVGQGTFYRFFDSKREIFETIMTDVFEASAAQFADMSARLPANAREYRDASLSAIQRIAAMAEAHRELILVFLREGPTIDADMAMVIDAGLAQFASLARHYLDHAIASGFARPCDSAVVAQAIVGMGLRTIELWGSRTPGDIPLADMIREMVDFAFYGLVGKPPSGKGRRT
- the efp gene encoding elongation factor P, producing the protein MPAISAIQVRKGNILVYNKELYRVMVMHHHTPGNLRAIVRITMKGLNSGTKIEERFRPSDMLEKATLDVANLQYLYHQGDHYVFMNTETYEQLELDEETVGEAMLYIVENATVNALMHGMNVVGIDLPPKVDLRVVETTPYMKGATVSNAPKPAKLETGLAIQIPSFIEQGELVRIDTETGNYIERAK
- a CDS encoding polysaccharide deacetylase family protein, translating into MKTSPARTCRTILASVLLALLPVVSAPADPPAACWSAEALSAKPGEERARRVTEWIEPEIVAFAPATPPAPLGPAPSATRGVVRRVCLPDGDRRIALTFDLCETSREIAGYDGRIVDLLRAEDVRATFFAGGHWMRTHPERAAQLLADPLFELGQHGWSHRNLAVLTGDDLRREIDAATVEAARVRSDLLARPCMAGVAVPALRYFRYPFGECDDDAQAALSDAGLTAIQWDVAPGDPAPGIGAKSIARAMTDGVRPGSIVVLHANGRGRRTADALAIAIPELRARGYAFATISELLAAGEPEIETRCFVSRPGDTLRYRRAR
- a CDS encoding SDR family NAD(P)-dependent oxidoreductase, which codes for MTDKTSKGRVLITGGAAGIGLCTAREFARAGYDLVLTDINSAALEAAARELRGTGARVEIRAMDVSDRAAVQDLATWVIADLGGLDVLINNAGVGYSGEIAETDHAQWERLLAINFWGPIHHIEAFLPHMRERGAGRIVNVSSGQAFFRLPTWGAYAAIKLALGAVSELLSYEVAKYGVGVTTVYPFMVNTGFYSDVKTETMMQRLSMKLVPWYSHKPETVARMIFKAVTRGKRVEMVSVLNRVMLHVRALPLAPGAITRIATWLLAKSADKSADKSADKSAKAGAAA